The DNA segment GCCTTCATCCAGGATCAGCGCGGCAATCGTGTTGGCCATCTCGGCTTTATGTTGTTCGCAATACGCCAGCGAGCCCAGCAGCCCTTCTTCTTCGCCGGTGAACAGCACCACCCGCACCGTCCGCCGCGGCCGGTAGCCGCTTTGCATGATAGCCCGTGCCGCTGCCAGCGATGCCACGGCGCCGGTGCCGTTGTCGGTCGCCCCTTGCGCCAAATCCCAGCTATCCAGGTGCCCGCCCACGATCACCATCTGTTTCGGGAATTCTGTTCCCGGAATGTCACCCACCGCGTTGCTTGCCGTCACCGGGCCGGTCGCCTGGTTTTCCACATCCACATGCAGCCGCACCGGCGTGCCGTACTCATGATCGAGCAGCCGCTCCAGCAGCAGTTGGTCCTCGCGCGTCAGGTTAATTACCGGAACCTGGAACAGCACGTTGAACCCCAGCACGCCCGTATGCGTCAGGTTCATGCCTTGCGATGCGCCTGCGCCCTGTCCGGCAATCACGGCCACAGCTCCGGCTTGGTGCGCCGCCCGCAAAAACGGCGTCAGCTCCAGGAACGAATCCAGCGGGTTGTAGTGCGCCGGCGGCGCTCCTTGCGTCCGCACCAGCAACACCTTGCCCCGCCAGGCGCCCGGATTCGCCTCGGCCTGAGCCGCTGCCCCCTTGAGGTCATACGCGTTCACAGAAATGACATCGGCGTTCACCCCGCCTTTAGGGGTGGACCCCGTCCAGCCCATGGCCGCCGCCTCGAGGTGCTCATGCCCGTGGCCGATGACGTCTACAGCAATCGGCCCGCGCGTCCAGCCATGCGCCATCGTCCAGTCCTCTTTATGGACATTGCGCAACCCCATCCCGCGCATGTCCGTGAGCGCCCAGGCGATAGCCCGCTGCGCCGCCGCCGTGCCCGTCAGCCGCTCGCCGAT comes from the Acidobacteriota bacterium genome and includes:
- a CDS encoding M20/M25/M40 family metallo-hydrolase, coding for MQMRGLWISGWALALGLCVVAQRAQGNRQALATVMGEGLLHSQANQKLEYLTDQIGERLTGTAAAQRAIAWALTDMRGMGLRNVHKEDWTMAHGWTRGPIAVDVIGHGHEHLEAAAMGWTGSTPKGGVNADVISVNAYDLKGAAAQAEANPGAWRGKVLLVRTQGAPPAHYNPLDSFLELTPFLRAAHQAGAVAVIAGQGAGASQGMNLTHTGVLGFNVLFQVPVINLTREDQLLLERLLDHEYGTPVRLHVDVENQATGPVTASNAVGDIPGTEFPKQMVIVGGHLDSWDLAQGATDNGTGAVASLAAARAIMQSGYRPRRTVRVVLFTGEEEGLLGSLAYCEQHKAEMANTIAALILDEGQGPIATLQVGGHDAALPKLEPLAQALEAFPAPRLEDTSSFDTDTGPFILDGVPGINLSQNSPNYRYTHHSPVDTFDHVRQDVLVRNAAEMAVMAYYIADLPERLDAPWTPAQVEAKLKGQGLEAELKAFGLWKFGE